The following coding sequences lie in one Arthrobacter sp. SLBN-122 genomic window:
- a CDS encoding SDR family NAD(P)-dependent oxidoreductase, whose amino-acid sequence MTTHPGKIAAVTGAASGNGLAIAEKLLKEGATVVALDRDEAALERLIGQHPEMVPVVMDVADEASVRSGMAEIDAKFGRLDTLVNNAGIVKGSNFDDVSVAEWDQVFAVNSTGPFLVSQAARPLLEKGAAARGDDSTSAIVNITSVEAHIVIASSGHPQVHYNASKGALLMFTKALAIETAASKIRVNAVAPGFIETPFTKSVLENQDAVKFLLDRTPLGRIGRPSDVANAVAFLASDEASWVTGTTIHVDGGWLVY is encoded by the coding sequence ATGACCACTCACCCCGGAAAGATCGCTGCAGTCACCGGAGCCGCGTCCGGAAACGGCCTTGCCATCGCAGAAAAGCTCCTCAAGGAGGGCGCCACCGTCGTAGCCCTGGACCGTGACGAGGCCGCGCTCGAACGTCTGATCGGCCAGCACCCGGAAATGGTGCCTGTTGTTATGGACGTCGCCGACGAAGCCTCGGTCCGCAGCGGCATGGCCGAGATCGACGCAAAATTCGGCCGGCTCGACACCCTCGTCAACAACGCAGGAATCGTCAAGGGCAGCAACTTCGACGACGTGAGCGTAGCGGAATGGGACCAGGTCTTCGCCGTGAACTCCACCGGACCGTTCCTGGTCAGCCAGGCCGCACGGCCGCTGCTGGAGAAGGGCGCTGCCGCCCGGGGCGACGATTCAACCAGTGCCATCGTCAACATCACCTCTGTCGAGGCCCACATCGTCATCGCCAGCAGCGGACACCCCCAGGTCCACTACAACGCCTCCAAGGGTGCACTTCTTATGTTCACGAAGGCTTTGGCCATCGAAACCGCAGCTTCCAAAATCCGTGTCAACGCTGTCGCCCCCGGCTTCATCGAGACCCCATTCACCAAGTCCGTGCTGGAGAACCAGGACGCCGTGAAGTTCCTGCTCGACCGCACGCCGCTCGGACGAATCGGACGGCCCTCCGACGTTGCCAACGCAGTCGCGTTCCTGGCCAGCGACGAGGCCAGCTGGGTGACCGGTACCACCATCCACGTCGACGGCGGTTGGCTGGTTTACTGA
- a CDS encoding gamma-glutamyl-gamma-aminobutyrate hydrolase family protein: MRAPLIAISAARQTVDTAFGPMPSTVQNMAYANGVLAAGGRPAILPSTAMIPDAALEGFDGLILTGGGDISPRLYGEDPADTVYDVCDIRDDFEIELYNEAMLRGLPILATCRGMQLVNVIRGGNLVQEVSPDRGHWQDHPSHEPWHQVQLEPGSELARIAKDLTIPVNSYHHQGLGKLGTGLRVVGREGDVIEAIEADDARLIGVQWHPEHMVDYHEAQKALFVDLVEKAAAYAQSQKPLQEQFS, translated from the coding sequence ATGCGGGCGCCCCTTATTGCCATTTCCGCGGCCCGGCAGACCGTCGATACCGCCTTTGGCCCGATGCCTTCAACGGTCCAGAACATGGCCTACGCCAACGGCGTGCTTGCCGCAGGCGGCCGTCCCGCCATTCTTCCGTCCACGGCAATGATCCCCGATGCGGCGCTTGAAGGATTCGACGGGCTGATCCTCACCGGCGGCGGTGACATCAGCCCCCGGCTGTATGGGGAGGACCCGGCCGACACGGTCTATGACGTGTGCGACATCAGGGACGACTTCGAAATCGAGCTTTACAACGAGGCCATGCTCCGCGGCCTGCCCATCCTGGCCACTTGCCGGGGGATGCAGCTAGTCAACGTTATTCGAGGCGGAAACCTCGTCCAGGAAGTGAGCCCGGACAGGGGGCACTGGCAGGACCATCCCTCTCATGAACCATGGCACCAGGTACAACTGGAGCCCGGTTCCGAACTTGCCCGGATCGCCAAAGACCTGACCATTCCCGTGAACAGCTACCACCACCAGGGCTTGGGAAAGCTCGGAACAGGCCTTCGTGTCGTGGGACGGGAAGGCGATGTTATCGAAGCAATTGAAGCCGACGATGCCCGCCTCATCGGAGTCCAATGGCATCCCGAGCACATGGTCGACTACCACGAAGCCCAGAAGGCCCTCTTCGTCGATCTCGTGGAGAAGGCCGCAGCGTACGCACAGTCACAGAAACCACTTCAGGAGCAATTCTCATGA
- a CDS encoding cytochrome P450 produces the protein MSTETERGLSHNKSDFDFHGRSLDNIFDEYQDILANGPVGHSNKYGGFWYITKSEDIFNAEQDPDTFAVGPSMLLPAFGTDVPLIPIDIDPPTHADFRKILLPMFTPMNISKLTPGMRETAQQLCQEVLTAGDVVDVSAKLARPMPTIIFSRLAGYPEQDWPIFDRWIDEIIYERTAHPETAYAAGRELNDYFDRLLDEREKAGPEADASNDLITQLLKAEVKGRKLTREELLSYCYLLFLAGLDTTAWAIRSALWYLAGNPQAQQQLREDPDLIPTAAEEFLRTLSPVQAMARTAKKDTVVRGQEIKAGERVVLVFGAGNRDPEVYEEPNDIKIDREDNRHLAFGGGIHRCLGSNLGRAEMVIAMEEFLKAVPHFERANDDEPWHGVGPLTLKIGA, from the coding sequence ATGAGCACAGAAACTGAGCGGGGACTCAGCCACAACAAGTCAGACTTTGACTTCCACGGACGGTCGCTCGACAACATTTTCGACGAATACCAGGACATCCTAGCCAACGGACCTGTCGGGCACAGTAACAAGTATGGAGGCTTTTGGTACATCACCAAGAGCGAAGATATCTTCAACGCCGAGCAGGACCCCGACACGTTCGCGGTCGGACCCTCAATGCTCCTCCCGGCGTTCGGCACTGACGTCCCCCTGATTCCGATCGACATCGATCCGCCGACCCACGCTGACTTCCGCAAAATCCTGCTGCCGATGTTCACCCCCATGAACATCTCAAAGCTGACACCCGGAATGCGGGAGACCGCTCAGCAGCTGTGCCAGGAAGTCCTCACAGCCGGAGACGTCGTTGATGTCTCGGCAAAGCTTGCCCGCCCGATGCCGACCATTATCTTCAGCCGCCTGGCCGGATATCCGGAACAGGACTGGCCAATCTTCGACCGGTGGATCGACGAAATCATCTATGAGCGGACCGCGCATCCGGAAACCGCATATGCGGCCGGACGCGAACTCAACGACTACTTCGACCGCCTTCTGGACGAACGGGAAAAGGCCGGACCGGAAGCGGACGCCAGCAATGACCTGATCACCCAGCTCCTGAAAGCGGAAGTGAAAGGCCGGAAGCTCACGCGGGAAGAGCTGCTGTCGTACTGCTACCTGCTCTTCCTCGCCGGGCTCGACACGACCGCCTGGGCGATCCGTTCCGCCCTCTGGTACCTGGCCGGCAACCCGCAGGCCCAGCAGCAGTTGCGGGAAGACCCGGACCTGATCCCCACCGCAGCCGAAGAATTCCTGCGGACGCTCTCCCCGGTCCAGGCCATGGCCCGCACCGCGAAGAAGGACACAGTTGTCCGGGGCCAGGAAATCAAGGCTGGCGAACGCGTTGTGCTCGTCTTCGGCGCGGGCAACCGTGACCCGGAGGTCTACGAAGAACCCAACGACATCAAGATTGACCGTGAAGACAACCGCCACCTGGCCTTCGGCGGAGGGATCCACCGGTGCCTCGGCTCGAACCTTGGCCGCGCCGAAATGGTTATCGCCATGGAGGAATTCCTGAAGGCTGTCCCTCACTTTGAACGGGCGAATGACGACGAACCGTGGCACGGCGTCGGCCCGCTTACCCTCAAGATTGGAGCTTGA
- a CDS encoding ferredoxin: MGELWVDGGRCQGHARCWALAPETFEIDEEGYAHVIPGRENSGDEPNVRKAIRNCPERAILERETNEASEKASEVSAS, from the coding sequence ATGGGAGAACTTTGGGTCGACGGAGGGCGTTGTCAAGGCCACGCCCGGTGCTGGGCTCTGGCACCCGAAACCTTTGAGATCGACGAGGAAGGCTACGCGCACGTCATTCCTGGCCGCGAAAACAGCGGCGATGAACCCAACGTCCGCAAGGCCATCCGGAACTGCCCCGAACGGGCAATCCTGGAACGGGAAACGAACGAGGCCAGCGAGAAAGCATCAGAGGTTTCGGCATCGTGA
- a CDS encoding NAD(P)/FAD-dependent oxidoreductase, with protein sequence MTHLPDRVAVIGASVASAMLIERSRELGFAGEFIVVDSDPNAPYDRPPLSKQFLLGTGPVEPAEWWPEATPILNAKAIGLLTDKRTVLTDKLGEIAADAVVISAGAGSIRLPNEPAGVLSLRTAQDALALRSAVDAGAASAIIIGAGTIGAELASTLAQRGLAVTVVDLAPQPMQRFFSGHLGEEAKAWMHQAGVVTHFGVAVESIQKTDAQWKVRVSGLDLHADLVISAVGARPHTEWLTYSELDISNGVRCTADGKALLTSGEIADGIFAIGDVSARRAEDGTFRRFESWTQAQRHGAALAEYFAGFDSSELEQAPYGWTEQFGRKVQVHGMLPTAGELVQVYAAEERNAALYRVGSAEEDVAWIGVNAPRQFSRASLGMSLLS encoded by the coding sequence GTGACACATCTGCCAGACCGGGTTGCGGTCATTGGTGCTTCGGTTGCGTCGGCGATGCTGATTGAACGCAGCCGCGAGCTGGGCTTTGCAGGCGAATTTATAGTCGTTGATTCAGACCCGAACGCGCCCTACGACCGGCCCCCGCTGTCCAAGCAATTCCTTCTTGGCACCGGCCCCGTCGAACCGGCCGAGTGGTGGCCGGAGGCTACGCCGATCCTCAATGCAAAGGCCATCGGGCTGCTCACCGACAAGCGGACTGTCCTGACGGACAAGCTCGGAGAAATAGCCGCTGACGCCGTCGTCATCTCCGCAGGAGCCGGCTCAATCCGGCTGCCGAACGAGCCAGCGGGCGTTCTCAGCCTCAGAACCGCGCAGGACGCCCTTGCCCTGCGCAGCGCCGTGGATGCAGGAGCTGCCAGTGCAATCATCATCGGCGCGGGAACCATTGGTGCGGAACTGGCATCTACACTCGCCCAGCGTGGGCTTGCCGTCACGGTAGTGGATTTGGCTCCGCAACCAATGCAGCGCTTCTTTTCAGGACATCTGGGAGAGGAAGCGAAGGCATGGATGCATCAGGCCGGTGTCGTAACTCATTTTGGGGTTGCTGTGGAATCCATTCAGAAAACGGATGCGCAGTGGAAGGTCCGGGTCAGCGGCCTGGACCTGCACGCCGACCTGGTGATCAGCGCTGTCGGCGCACGCCCCCACACCGAATGGCTGACCTACAGCGAGCTCGACATTTCCAACGGAGTCCGTTGCACTGCGGACGGGAAGGCCCTCCTGACCAGTGGTGAAATCGCCGACGGGATCTTCGCTATCGGAGACGTTTCGGCCCGGCGGGCCGAGGACGGAACCTTTCGGCGGTTCGAGAGTTGGACCCAGGCCCAACGTCATGGCGCAGCCCTGGCAGAATACTTCGCAGGCTTCGACTCCAGCGAACTGGAACAGGCTCCGTACGGGTGGACGGAGCAGTTCGGCCGAAAGGTACAGGTGCACGGAATGCTTCCGACGGCAGGCGAACTTGTACAGGTATACGCTGCGGAGGAACGCAACGCCGCCCTGTACCGGGTTGGATCTGCGGAGGAGGACGTGGCTTGGATCGGCGTCAACGCGCCAAGGCAGTTCAGCCGGGCCTCCCTGGGCATGAGCCTTCTAAGCTGA